GTTTAATATTATCTTGAAGGGGGCTTAACATTGGAATTGAAATGGGAACCTTATTGGTACGACCTTGACCAACCGATCATCGTAGGTGATAAAGACTTTTTTTATCTTAATAACAATGGAACAGGATTTGCAAATGGTTTCGCTTCTACTGAAGATAAGGAAGTGCTTGCTGAGGTCGTTAAGATATCTCATAGTGATTTGGGCGAGGTACTAGGTATATTAGCTTATGGACTAAGTTATAAATTCTTTCTTGAAGATGGTTCTTTTATTCAAGTAGATTCAGAGCAGGAGCCAGGTCTAATCGAACACTCCACCTCATCTAGCCTTAATGTGAGTAGTTGGGTTTTTAATGTAGAATTAAACGTACTTGAAGAGACAGGTTTTTCATCAAAGATGAGATTAGATCTCTTATGTAATGTAGACAGGAATAGGCTGAAAATAGAAAGAGAAGAAAAATACAGACGTTTATTAAATATTGATTCCTTATGAACTATACTGAATTAACAGGAGTCGATTGTGCAATAAACACAAAAAGAAGCAGCTGGTAATCGGCAGCCTACGTTAAACTACGGGGTTCGATAGTAGAATAATGAGGTAAGACAAGCGGCATTCTAGGACGTCATTCTCATCCTAGCTACCGCTTTTTTTCTGTTCAGTCATCGCCTTACCATATCCTCGATCTTCTTATGTACCTCTATTCGTAACTCACCTTCATAATGTCCAAGAATGGTATTTTCCGTGTTGTTCCGTTTTCCTCTACATGAACTAGCCTTGTTCGCGAGTCAAGTAAAGTGATCCGCCCGCGGATTTTCTCAGGCATTCCCCAAACAGTCAATGCCCTTTCATCACCATCTTCTTTTGCTTCAACGAGTTGATTCCCTAACTCCTCTAATTCAAATTCATCTCTTGTAGGACGTTTTGGTGTAGCTGACTTTGCCATAGAGTCCTCCATAATCCGCTTTTACAGCCGTTATATGATCCATAGATATCCACTGGCTATCTTCATCGGTCACAAGCTTAATTCTCCTGCTGTTCTGATCGATCCATTTAACAACGCCCCACATCGTGCATATGGTTCCCAGTTTTCCTTTGTTTTGCTTCCAATTGTTTTGCTTCGTAAAAGGCACTTCCTCCTCAACCTATAGAGGGAGTGGAGGAAGTGCCTTTGGTATCTTGAAATGAAAGGCTCGCGATGAATTAAACACTGCAGTAGTAGTTTTTATATGTACCTGGATACTCAATCCTCACTCTCTTCTGAAACCTCAATTTCATCTAGTCGAAGTCTTTTAGCAATAATTTCATTCAGTGAATCTTCACTGATAAAACGTACTGCCTCAGGTATAAGTTCTTTCGAAGGGAACTCGAATATTTCACTTCTCTCTATCAGTGCATACCATACCCTAGGAATTTTGTTCTCTATAGCAAAACGGTATATTGTTTTGGCTTCGATAAGCGGTATTTCTAATTTGATATGAATTCGTGCGAT
This genomic stretch from Brevibacillus sp. DP1.3A harbors:
- a CDS encoding YolD-like family protein, which codes for MPFTKQNNWKQNKGKLGTICTMWGVVKWIDQNSRRIKLVTDEDSQWISMDHITAVKADYGGLYGKVSYTKTSYKR
- a CDS encoding YolD-like family protein — its product is MAKSATPKRPTRDEFELEELGNQLVEAKEDGDERALTVWGMPEKIRGRITLLDSRTRLVHVEENGTTRKIPFLDIMKVSYE